Below is a genomic region from uncultured Desulfovibrio sp..
TCAAACCCACAGAGCGGGAACACGAACTGTATGAGGCAGTTTCCAGCTATCTCATGCGTGGCGAAACCTATGCGCTACCATCAGGACAAAAACATCTCCTCATACTTCTCGTCCGAAAAGTTCTGGCATCCTCGCCACACGCCGTAGCGGGAACACTTGAGATCATGCGTGACCGTCTGCTTAAATTGAGAGACGAAGCCAAGCTAAATGCGGACGCTTTGGACCTTTTGATTTCCGGTGAAGAAATTGACGACGATCTCCTCGATGAAATTCTCGAAGACCAGGAGGAGGCCTCCCTTGAGGATGAATCCTCTATGCCCGCGAACGTGCCTGAGCCGCAGAGGAAAAAAGTCGATCTGGAAAAGCTTAATGCTGAAATTAAAGAACTGAATGACTATACTCGCTGGGCTAGAAGTCTTGGCATTGACACAAAAACGAAAGCGCTTCTGACAGCCCTGGATGTCGGTTTTAGCGCTATGGAAGAAATGGGTGCGGCTAAAAAGGTAGTAATTTTTACCGAATCCCGTCGAACTCAAAATTGGCTAAAAGATTTCCTAGAAGGGAATGGGTATGCTGGTCAGGTGTTGACTTTCAATGGCACCAACAAAGATGATGCCTCCGGCCAAATTTATCAGGATTGGCTTGCCGCCAACAAGGAATCAGGTCGTGCGACCGGTTCTCGTCAGGTGGACCTCAGAGCGGCAATTATTGACCGTTTCCGTGATCGAGCAAGTGTGTTGATTGCAACAGAGGCTGGTGCAGAAGGTCTTAACCTTCAGTTTTGTTCAGCCATCGTCAACTTTGATCTGCCCTGGAACCCTCAGCGCATCGAACAACGGATTGGCCGTTGTCACCGTTACGGGCAGAAACACGATGTCGTCGTTATCAACTTTCTCAACGAGCGCAACGAGGCCGACCGGCGCGTCCATGAGCTGCTGGAACAAAAATTCAAGCTGTTTACCGGCGTATTCGGGGCCAGCGATGATGTTCTTGGCTCAATTGAAGCCGGTGTGGATTTTGAACGCCGTATCCTGGAAATATACCAAGGGTGTCGGAGCGAAGAAGAAATTCAATCCGCGTTCGAGAAGCTGCAGGCAGAGCTGGACGAACAGATTCAAACCAAAATGTGCGACACCCGTAAAATATTGCTGGAACATTTTGATGAAGACGTGCACGAACGGCTTAAGGTAAATCTTGCAGGCACACAGGAACGGTTAGACCGCATTGGCAGAATGTTTTGGGCCGTAACCCGGCACACACTGAAAAATCATGCGGAATTTGACGATGCCGTCTGTGCCTTTGCTCTGCACAAAAGCCCGGCTCAGGGCATTGCCACAGGCACCTACCACCTTATTTCCAAACAGCAGTCCAACATACCGGGGCAGTTTTTATACCGCCTAAGCCACCCCCTTGGGGAATATGCCGTGCAAAAAGCCCTGCATGGCCCCTGCCCCTCGGCGCAGGTGGTGTTTCAGGTAACGGGCAATCCCACCCGTATAGCCCTTGTTGAACGGCTAAAGGGCAAAGCAGGCTGGTTGCATTTGCAGCACATGCGGGTAGATTCCTTTGACGCACAGGAATACCTGCTGTTTTCTGCCTTTGATGATGCTGGCAACAGTCTTGACCAGGAAACGTGTGAAAAACTGTTCCACTGCCAGGGGCAAACCCAGCCCCTGACAGCTGTACCCCAGCAGGTACAACACCGCCTTGGACAAGAACAGGAACGCCATGCACTGGCCATGCTTGCCAAAAACCTGGAAGAAAACAATAAACACTTTGCCGAAGCCCGCGACCAGCTTGATAAATGGGCAGAAGACATGGAACTTGCCGCCCAAAAAGAAATTGACGACACCAAACGCCGCATAAAAGAATTGCAGCGCCAGTGCCGCCAGGCCACCACCATGCAGCAACAGCACACCCTGCAGGAAGAGATATCCCGCTGGGAGCGGAAAAAGCGCACTCTGCGTACCCGCATTTTTGACCTTGAAGACGAAATAGCTGAAAAGCGCGACCGCCTTGTGGACTCGCTTGAAAAGCGCATGCACCAAAAATCCACAATTAACCCGGTGTTTACCATACGCTGGACCGTTGTTTAGTTACCATTGAATTATGAAGGGAAACTCCATGCAAGCAACGCATTCTGCCAAATTCCAGGAGCTTGTCTCCAAACTGCGCGAAATTTTTCAAATAGACAGGCCAGACCTGGACTTTGGCATTTACCGCATTTTGAATTCCCGCCAGCAAGAAATTAACGAATATCTGGAAAAAAAACTGCCCGCAAAGGTGGCTGCTTCCCTTGCCGCTGGCAACACAGCCAATATTGAAAGCGTGCAGGAAGAACTGAAAAAAGCCATTGATAAGGCCGCTGCCCTTGGCGTTGCGGCAGAAAGCGTGCCCAAGGTGTTGGAATTGAAGGCCAAGCTTGCCGCTGCCCGGCAGGGCAGCAGCGAATATGAAAACGCTGTGTTCTCTCACCTGCTCGTCTTTTTTTCCCGCTACTATGAAAAAGGCGATTTTTTAAGCCTGCGCCGTTACAAGGGCGACACCTACGCCATTCCCTACGCAGGGGAAGAAGTGGTGCTGCACTGGGCCAACAAAGATCAGTACTACACCAAAAGCGGGGAAAGCTTCACCAACTACAGCTTCCGCCTGGAAGACGGCAGGCTGGTGCATTTTCGCCTTGTGGCAGCGGACACCGCCAAAGACAACAATAAGGACAATGAAAAAGAACGCCGCTTTACCCTGGTGGAAGCCAAAACCGTAACACGGGTAGACGAGGAAGGCGAAGAATATGAAGAAAACCTTGTGCCTGTGGAAGAAATAACCGGGGATGCAGGCAAGAAGGAACTGGTTATTTACTTTGAATACAAGGCGCAGCCCAAGGGCAGCAAGCAGGAAACCCTTACTGCAGGGGCTGTGGAAACAGTGCTTGGCCATGCCACGGTAAAGGCCCGCTGGCTGGCCCTGGAAAAGCGCACCCCCACAGAAAAAAAGCCCAAACGCACCCTGCTGGAAAAGCACCTTACCGACTACACCGCCAAACACACCGCAGACTACTTTATTCATAAAGATTTGGGCGGTTTTTTACGCCGGGAACTGGACTTTTACATAAAAAACGAAGTGCTGCACCTGGACGATGTGCAAAATGCCAACACCTTTGCAGACATTGAACAAAACCTGCGCATGATACAGTGCCTGCGGGCCATTGCCGGGGAACTTATTGTGTTTTTGGCCCAGTTGGAAGACTTCCAGAAAAAGCTGTGGCTGAAAAAGAAATTTGTGGTGGAAACCAACTATTGCATAACCTTGGACAGAGTGCCACCAAGCCTGTATGCCGAAATTGCCAAAAATGAAGCGCAAATTGACGAATGGGAGCAGTTGTTTGCCGTGCAAGAAGCCCCCGGCTTCACCCGGCCCCTTACCCTACTCTTTTTGCAGGCCAATACCAATCTTGTGCTGGACACCCGCTTTTTTGATGACACCTTTAAAGCCAAACTGCTGACCAGCATAGACAATTTTGACGAGCAGTGCGACGGCCTGCTGGTGCATTCCGAAAACTTCCAAGCACTGAACCTTTTGCAGGAACGGTACAGAGAACAGGTGAAGTGTGTGTACATTGATCCACCGTATAATACGGATGCGTCAGCGATAGTATACAAGAATGGTTATAAGGATTCGTCTTGGATTGCTTTGATGCAAAACAGATTGGATGTTGCCAAAAGACTTATGAGATTAAACGGTATTATTAGTGTTGCAATTGACGATCAAGAAGCTTCATCTCTAGATCATTTATTAAAATCTACCTTTCCCAAAGCGCTTGGAGTTGCAGTTGTGCGCTCTAATCCGCAGAGCCGTAAAGCGAAGGAAAAATTATCGCCTGTCCATGAATATATGTATTTTTTTGGATGTGGTGATGAAGCTACCCCTGCAACCATAGGTTCCACAGAGGGGAAATTATCACGATATCCCCATACAGATCAGCTAGGTCAATATGCGTGGATGAATTTTATTCGTTCTGGGAATAATGACCTAAGAACCGATAGACCAAAACTTTATTATCCGATCGCTGTAACTAAAAGCAATCAAATTCGCATATTGGACATGAAATGGAATGATCCGAGGCGAGAATATATTCTTCTTGAAGAATGTAATGAAGAAGAGACTTTGGTTTACCCAATAAAAAAAACAGATCAAGGCACAATTGAAAAAAGGTGGCAAAGAGG
It encodes:
- a CDS encoding SNF2-related protein — encoded protein: MITNFHAKYYALELMKSGGAGVDRLGRALFDACVDLNPHQIEAALFALRSPISKGVLLADEVGLGKTIEAGLVLCQYWAERRRNILVVSPASLRKQWALELAEKFNLPSIVLDAKAYKDQQKLGVLNPFRDKQIIICSMHFAASRAEELKEIAWDLVVIDEAHKLRNAYRESNRLGQRIRWATEDRKKLLLTATPLQNSLIELYGLSTLIDDRLFGDLASFRTQYINYGGDISGLRERLATFCWRSLRSQVIEFVRYTERRLITRPFKPTEREHELYEAVSSYLMRGETYALPSGQKHLLILLVRKVLASSPHAVAGTLEIMRDRLLKLRDEAKLNADALDLLISGEEIDDDLLDEILEDQEEASLEDESSMPANVPEPQRKKVDLEKLNAEIKELNDYTRWARSLGIDTKTKALLTALDVGFSAMEEMGAAKKVVIFTESRRTQNWLKDFLEGNGYAGQVLTFNGTNKDDASGQIYQDWLAANKESGRATGSRQVDLRAAIIDRFRDRASVLIATEAGAEGLNLQFCSAIVNFDLPWNPQRIEQRIGRCHRYGQKHDVVVINFLNERNEADRRVHELLEQKFKLFTGVFGASDDVLGSIEAGVDFERRILEIYQGCRSEEEIQSAFEKLQAELDEQIQTKMCDTRKILLEHFDEDVHERLKVNLAGTQERLDRIGRMFWAVTRHTLKNHAEFDDAVCAFALHKSPAQGIATGTYHLISKQQSNIPGQFLYRLSHPLGEYAVQKALHGPCPSAQVVFQVTGNPTRIALVERLKGKAGWLHLQHMRVDSFDAQEYLLFSAFDDAGNSLDQETCEKLFHCQGQTQPLTAVPQQVQHRLGQEQERHALAMLAKNLEENNKHFAEARDQLDKWAEDMELAAQKEIDDTKRRIKELQRQCRQATTMQQQHTLQEEISRWERKKRTLRTRIFDLEDEIAEKRDRLVDSLEKRMHQKSTINPVFTIRWTVV
- a CDS encoding site-specific DNA-methyltransferase is translated as MQATHSAKFQELVSKLREIFQIDRPDLDFGIYRILNSRQQEINEYLEKKLPAKVAASLAAGNTANIESVQEELKKAIDKAAALGVAAESVPKVLELKAKLAAARQGSSEYENAVFSHLLVFFSRYYEKGDFLSLRRYKGDTYAIPYAGEEVVLHWANKDQYYTKSGESFTNYSFRLEDGRLVHFRLVAADTAKDNNKDNEKERRFTLVEAKTVTRVDEEGEEYEENLVPVEEITGDAGKKELVIYFEYKAQPKGSKQETLTAGAVETVLGHATVKARWLALEKRTPTEKKPKRTLLEKHLTDYTAKHTADYFIHKDLGGFLRRELDFYIKNEVLHLDDVQNANTFADIEQNLRMIQCLRAIAGELIVFLAQLEDFQKKLWLKKKFVVETNYCITLDRVPPSLYAEIAKNEAQIDEWEQLFAVQEAPGFTRPLTLLFLQANTNLVLDTRFFDDTFKAKLLTSIDNFDEQCDGLLVHSENFQALNLLQERYREQVKCVYIDPPYNTDASAIVYKNGYKDSSWIALMQNRLDVAKRLMRLNGIISVAIDDQEASSLDHLLKSTFPKALGVAVVRSNPQSRKAKEKLSPVHEYMYFFGCGDEATPATIGSTEGKLSRYPHTDQLGQYAWMNFIRSGNNDLRTDRPKLYYPIAVTKSNQIRILDMKWNDPRREYILLEECNEEETLVYPIKKTDQGTIEKRWQRGHKRVSEEYGEYRVRRNEQGEITIDFKTRMDTTAAPSTWWDKSEYASANYGATELKGLFGDKPFDFPKAKQLVIDALKASGIEAAHDVTLDFFAGSGTTGHAVINLNREDGGKRKYILVEMGDYFNTVLKPRIAKVVYGSEWKNGKPVARNTGISHCFKYIRLESYEDALNNLKLQRSAMQTSMLELLPEKVQNEYLVQYMLDVESKGSLLSVEDFAKPFHYTLNVSIDSAGAFAPRAVDLVETFNYLLGLRVKHIDSQKNRGFVTVEGTLPSGENCLVLWRDCETLGYETLAELCEKLAINPADSEYDVVYINGDHNIPTVLAQTAAEGGGTKTLKLRQIETEFLERMFAVEGA